The following coding sequences lie in one Microvirga sp. 17 mud 1-3 genomic window:
- a CDS encoding MBL fold metallo-hydrolase: MSDIRAAIIPVTPFEQNCTLLWNDKTKKGAVIDPGGDLHRIREAIAETGVTVEKIILTHGHIDHAGGAADLRDELGVPVEGPHEADRPLLERLPEQARVYGLDGVRAVTPDRWLNEGDTVTVGGMTLEVLHCPGHSPGSVVLFAPQDRFALVGDVLFNGSVGRTDLPGGDGAALMSSIKTKLLPLGDDVTFICGHGPASTIGQERATNPFLQEGMLA, from the coding sequence GTGTCAGATATCCGCGCCGCCATCATTCCCGTCACGCCTTTCGAGCAGAACTGCACGCTGCTCTGGAACGACAAGACCAAGAAGGGCGCCGTGATCGATCCGGGCGGCGACCTCCATCGCATCCGAGAGGCGATCGCCGAGACCGGCGTGACGGTGGAGAAGATCATCCTGACACACGGCCATATCGACCATGCGGGCGGCGCAGCCGATCTGCGGGATGAGCTCGGCGTGCCGGTCGAGGGCCCGCACGAGGCGGACCGTCCTCTCCTGGAGCGTCTGCCGGAGCAGGCGCGCGTCTATGGCCTCGACGGGGTGCGCGCCGTGACGCCCGATCGCTGGCTGAACGAGGGCGATACGGTCACTGTCGGCGGCATGACCCTGGAGGTCCTGCATTGCCCGGGACATTCGCCGGGCAGCGTCGTCCTGTTCGCGCCGCAGGATCGCTTCGCCCTCGTGGGCGACGTCCTGTTCAACGGGTCCGTCGGGCGCACCGATCTGCCGGGCGGGGACGGGGCTGCGCTCATGAGCTCGATCAAGACCAAGCTTCTGCCCCTCGGCGACGACGTCACGTTCATCTGCGGCCACGGGCCGGCGAGCACCATCGGGCAGGAGCGGGCAACCAATCCGTTCCTGCAGGAGGGGATGCTCGCCTGA
- a CDS encoding S-(hydroxymethyl)glutathione dehydrogenase/class III alcohol dehydrogenase has protein sequence METRAAVAWEAGKPLTIETVRLEGPQAGEVLVEVMATGICHTDAYTLSGLDSEGKFPAILGHEGAGIVREVGPGVTTLKPGDHVIPLYTPECRQCKSCLSRRTNLCTAIRTTQGQGVMPDGTSRFRCDGDTVFHYMGCSTFANFTVLPEIALAKIREDAPFDKVCYIGCGVTTGIGAVIYTAKVWPGANVAVFGLGGIGLNVIQGARMVGADKIIGIDINPAKRAMAEKFGMTDFINPNEVGTDKVVQAIIDLTGGGADFSFDATGNVNVMRQALECCHRGWGESIIIGVAESGREIATRPFQLVTGRVWRGTAFGGARGRTDVPKIVDWYMEGKINIDDLITHRMPLEEINTAFDLMHEGKSIRSVVIY, from the coding sequence ATGGAAACCAGAGCAGCCGTGGCATGGGAAGCAGGCAAGCCCCTCACCATCGAGACCGTCCGCCTCGAAGGGCCCCAGGCCGGTGAGGTGCTCGTGGAGGTCATGGCGACGGGCATCTGCCACACGGATGCCTACACGCTCTCAGGACTCGATTCGGAAGGGAAATTCCCGGCGATCCTCGGCCATGAGGGCGCAGGCATCGTGCGCGAGGTCGGGCCGGGCGTCACCACTCTCAAGCCCGGCGATCACGTGATCCCGCTCTACACGCCGGAATGCCGGCAGTGCAAATCCTGCCTGTCGCGCCGCACCAACCTGTGCACGGCGATCCGCACCACGCAGGGACAGGGCGTGATGCCCGACGGCACGAGCCGTTTCCGCTGCGATGGCGACACGGTCTTCCATTACATGGGCTGTTCGACCTTCGCGAATTTCACGGTCCTGCCGGAAATCGCGCTTGCGAAGATCCGCGAGGACGCTCCCTTCGACAAGGTCTGCTATATCGGCTGCGGCGTCACCACGGGGATCGGCGCGGTGATCTACACCGCGAAGGTCTGGCCCGGTGCGAACGTGGCGGTGTTCGGCCTCGGCGGCATCGGCCTCAACGTGATCCAGGGTGCGCGCATGGTTGGCGCCGACAAGATCATCGGCATCGACATCAACCCGGCCAAGCGCGCCATGGCCGAGAAGTTCGGCATGACGGACTTCATCAATCCGAACGAGGTCGGCACCGACAAGGTCGTGCAGGCGATCATCGATCTCACGGGCGGCGGCGCGGATTTCTCGTTCGACGCGACCGGCAACGTGAACGTGATGCGCCAGGCCCTCGAATGCTGCCATCGCGGCTGGGGCGAGAGCATCATCATCGGCGTCGCCGAATCGGGGCGGGAAATTGCCACCCGCCCGTTCCAGCTCGTCACCGGCCGGGTGTGGCGCGGAACCGCCTTCGGCGGCGCGCGCGGCCGCACGGACGTGCCCAAGATCGTCGACTGGTACATGGAGGGTAAGATCAACATCGACGACCTGATCACCCACCGGATGCCGCTCGAGGAGATCAACACCGCCTTCGACCTGATGCACGAGGGCAAGTCGATCCGCTCCGTCGTGATCTATTGA
- a CDS encoding DUF533 domain-containing protein gives MFDAKKLLDALGTPAPAGSQPAAPTATPAAPNPAAPKPEAPKAPAAPLGAGTLLSDLIDLANRPSPPPPPPSSEGEQPAAPKPEKPAAAPPPPADLTDLLLRRAQDYLKTPQGNAAVHAVMLGVTKAVVNSQTGRKLTEKAKTKGVALIGRFLNKGGEQGPLIEGQPLQAAALPPPAAPPASGDVALLVMRAMIAAAAADGRIDEDERTRILGALKGAGIDGEGVQIIEAELARPASVAELAAAATTPEAAVQVYTAARRIITPNTVEERVFLAHLSGALGLDPRLVAQIDAAASGALPG, from the coding sequence ATGTTCGACGCCAAGAAGCTTCTCGATGCCCTGGGAACGCCCGCTCCGGCAGGCAGCCAGCCCGCTGCGCCGACGGCAACGCCCGCGGCGCCCAATCCCGCAGCTCCCAAGCCGGAAGCGCCCAAGGCGCCGGCCGCTCCCCTCGGCGCCGGCACTCTGCTCAGCGACCTGATCGATCTGGCGAACAGGCCCTCTCCGCCGCCCCCGCCGCCCTCCTCCGAGGGTGAGCAGCCAGCGGCTCCGAAGCCCGAGAAGCCCGCCGCTGCCCCACCGCCGCCGGCCGATCTCACCGATCTGCTCCTGCGCCGCGCACAGGATTACCTCAAGACGCCGCAGGGCAATGCGGCTGTCCATGCGGTGATGCTCGGCGTGACCAAGGCCGTGGTGAATTCGCAGACCGGCCGCAAGCTTACCGAAAAGGCCAAGACCAAGGGCGTGGCCCTGATCGGCCGCTTTCTGAACAAAGGCGGGGAGCAGGGCCCCCTGATCGAGGGCCAGCCCCTCCAGGCCGCGGCCCTGCCGCCGCCCGCAGCCCCGCCGGCGTCCGGCGATGTCGCGCTTCTGGTGATGCGCGCCATGATCGCCGCCGCAGCCGCCGATGGGCGCATCGACGAGGACGAGCGCACGCGCATCCTCGGCGCTCTTAAAGGCGCAGGGATCGACGGCGAAGGCGTGCAGATCATTGAGGCGGAGCTTGCGCGCCCGGCCAGCGTGGCCGAACTCGCGGCCGCCGCCACGACGCCGGAAGCCGCCGTCCAGGTCTATACGGCGGCACGGCGCATCATCACGCCGAATACCGTGGAGGAGCGCGTCTTCCTCGCGCATCTCTCCGGCGCGCTCGGGCTCGACCCGCGCCTCGTGGCCCAGATCGACGCCGCAGCGTCGGGCGCCCTTCCGGGCTAA
- a CDS encoding NUDIX hydrolase, producing MATYEIANTEVLHEGRRSLLALTVKQPNGERMVREVLESPPAAAVLPYDEARRTAFLVRQFRAPVLRAGGPSSVLEAIAGIVDPGETAEEGIRREAMEEAGLRLSRLEPLGAFWASPGYSTERVHLFLAPCSAADRTGEGGGLAEEQEEITLCETRLADLAGMMAQGTIADMKTLALVQALVLRRGELFR from the coding sequence ATGGCGACCTACGAGATCGCGAATACCGAGGTTCTTCATGAAGGGCGGCGCAGCCTCCTGGCGCTCACGGTGAAGCAGCCCAATGGCGAGCGCATGGTGCGGGAGGTTCTGGAGAGCCCGCCTGCCGCCGCGGTGCTTCCCTACGACGAAGCCCGCCGGACGGCCTTTCTGGTGCGGCAGTTCCGGGCGCCTGTCCTGCGGGCCGGAGGCCCTTCGAGCGTTCTGGAGGCGATTGCCGGCATCGTGGATCCCGGCGAGACGGCGGAGGAAGGCATCCGCCGGGAGGCCATGGAGGAGGCGGGGCTTCGCCTGAGCCGCCTCGAGCCGCTCGGCGCCTTCTGGGCCTCTCCGGGCTACTCGACCGAGCGGGTCCACCTGTTCCTGGCGCCCTGCTCGGCCGCGGACCGGACAGGGGAGGGCGGCGGGCTGGCCGAGGAGCAGGAGGAGATCACTCTCTGCGAGACTCGCCTTGCGGATCTTGCCGGGATGATGGCGCAGGGCACCATCGCGGATATGAAGACCCTCGCGCTCGTCCAGGCGCTCGTCCTACGCCGGGGCGAGCTTTTCCGGTGA
- a CDS encoding SIR2 family protein gives MRLNRPQERNPVDDLVEAIGRRHAILFAGAGVSMTVGLPSWQTLIAHIAQELQIDEADLTETEVNHLTLAEFYRLKKGRIGPLRSWMDRAWTLPEENLRNSRVHALICELDFPIIYTTNFDRNLETAFTLHGKSFVKIVNAKDIADVREGVPQIVKYHGDFDDDDSIVITETDYLDRLSFESPLDIKFRADALGKTILFVGYSLSDLNIRFLLHRLWKTWKGSGFEKDRPPSYVFMLRPNPIEEAVLQQWGLRVLTEPDCAPENALETFLTKLSRNVSALREQAR, from the coding sequence ATGCGCCTGAACAGGCCGCAGGAGAGGAACCCAGTGGACGATCTGGTGGAAGCCATCGGCAGGCGCCATGCCATTCTCTTTGCGGGAGCGGGCGTCTCGATGACGGTCGGCCTGCCCTCCTGGCAGACGCTCATCGCCCACATCGCACAGGAGCTCCAGATCGACGAGGCGGATCTGACCGAGACCGAAGTCAACCACCTGACCCTCGCGGAGTTCTATCGCCTCAAGAAGGGCAGAATCGGCCCCCTGCGCAGCTGGATGGACCGGGCCTGGACTCTGCCCGAAGAGAACCTGAGGAACTCTCGCGTTCATGCCCTGATCTGCGAACTCGACTTTCCGATCATCTACACGACGAATTTCGACCGGAACCTCGAGACGGCCTTCACCCTGCACGGCAAATCGTTCGTGAAAATCGTGAATGCGAAGGACATCGCCGACGTCCGGGAGGGCGTTCCGCAGATCGTCAAATATCACGGAGATTTCGACGACGACGATTCCATCGTCATTACCGAGACGGATTATCTCGACCGCCTGTCTTTCGAATCACCGCTCGACATCAAGTTTCGGGCGGATGCCCTGGGCAAGACCATCCTGTTCGTCGGCTACAGCCTGTCGGACCTGAACATTCGCTTTCTCCTGCATCGTCTGTGGAAGACGTGGAAAGGGTCTGGCTTCGAGAAGGACCGCCCGCCCTCCTACGTATTCATGCTGCGCCCCAATCCCATCGAGGAAGCAGTGCTGCAGCAATGGGGTTTACGTGTGCTGACGGAACCCGACTGCGCGCCCGAGAATGCTCTCGAGACGTTTCTGACGAAGCTGAGCCGTAACGTTTCTGCATTGCGCGAACAGGCGCGCTGA
- a CDS encoding OpgC family protein: MDVQPMKNVGRNGTIDLWRGLVLAIIFVNHIPGNIIEHATPRSFGFSDSAEAFIFISGLSLALVYYHRIPQGDIIGVVRRCLRRSFELYRMHLLLTAGAIALFSIGYELSDDIGLIEADGRNIVFGNTAKGVTGILLLGHQLGYFNILPLYIALMLWAPVALVLARIHVLLALAVSFGIYALARDGVLVLPTWPEPGTWFFNPFAWQLLFTIGIVTGVIFTQRPIPLTRTCQISAIVILTASLLVVMDVFGLAPGLRDAAFTQLDLPKYDLGLGRLVHFIALAYLVTQWRIGEKLERTIVGPDLKRLGRNGLVIFAAGSLLSALGQVIMTLTAVKSSASPHLIGMVFTLIGLMGLLALARYLEWNKFNADGPQNGRTRSLALSSASPGRLPS, from the coding sequence ATGGACGTGCAGCCAATGAAGAATGTGGGACGCAATGGAACGATCGACCTCTGGCGGGGTCTCGTTCTTGCGATCATTTTCGTCAACCACATTCCGGGCAACATTATTGAACATGCCACGCCGCGCAGCTTCGGCTTCTCCGATTCTGCCGAGGCGTTCATCTTCATCTCCGGATTGTCGCTGGCTCTCGTCTATTATCACCGGATTCCGCAGGGCGACATCATCGGGGTCGTGCGCCGCTGCCTGCGCCGCTCCTTCGAGCTCTACCGGATGCATCTCCTGCTCACGGCAGGCGCCATTGCGCTCTTCTCCATCGGCTATGAGCTCAGCGACGATATCGGCCTCATCGAGGCCGACGGCCGCAATATCGTGTTCGGCAACACGGCCAAGGGCGTCACGGGCATTCTCCTGCTCGGGCACCAGCTTGGCTATTTCAACATCCTGCCTCTCTACATCGCCCTCATGCTGTGGGCGCCGGTGGCGCTCGTCCTGGCGCGGATCCATGTGCTCCTCGCCCTCGCAGTCTCGTTCGGAATCTATGCGCTTGCGCGCGACGGCGTGCTCGTCCTGCCCACCTGGCCGGAACCGGGAACCTGGTTCTTCAATCCCTTTGCATGGCAGCTGCTCTTCACCATCGGCATCGTCACGGGCGTGATCTTCACGCAACGCCCCATACCGCTGACCCGGACGTGCCAGATCAGTGCAATCGTCATCCTGACGGCCTCGCTTCTCGTCGTCATGGACGTCTTCGGCCTTGCCCCCGGCCTGCGCGATGCCGCCTTCACGCAGCTCGACCTGCCGAAATACGATCTCGGCCTCGGCCGTCTGGTACACTTCATCGCCCTCGCCTATCTGGTCACTCAGTGGCGCATCGGCGAGAAGCTTGAGCGCACCATCGTCGGTCCCGACCTGAAGCGGCTTGGCCGTAACGGCCTCGTGATCTTCGCGGCCGGATCGCTCCTGAGCGCCCTGGGGCAGGTCATCATGACGCTGACGGCCGTCAAATCCTCCGCTAGTCCACACCTCATCGGCATGGTATTTACCCTGATCGGACTGATGGGGCTCCTGGCACTGGCGCGATACCTGGAATGGAACAAATTCAACGCGGACGGCCCGCAAAACGGCCGGACACGAAGTCTCGCCCTGTCCTCCGCGTCGCCGGGGCGCTTGCCTTCTTAA
- a CDS encoding SGNH/GDSL hydrolase family protein, which produces MSFLTVPAPASAAEEACGGTVPVFRAQGLLGVVSQKLNRHETVRILAIGSSSTEGIGASAPDRTYPAQLQEDLSDLWHQTVTVVNAGIGGEKAVRTVERLEEALKSGGYDLVIWQVGTNDAVGGVPEDGFRTMLERGIAAAKAAGVPLILLDQQYVPTIRDPARYERFVQMVARVGETQRIPVFSRYAMMKEWGSHSLEDLRSMLSSDSFHMSDKGYRCLADRLAQDIQSVVARPVAEAERTTVAAARRR; this is translated from the coding sequence ATGTCCTTCCTGACAGTGCCGGCACCGGCCTCCGCAGCCGAGGAAGCCTGCGGCGGGACAGTCCCGGTCTTCCGGGCACAGGGCCTTCTGGGCGTCGTCTCCCAGAAGCTGAACCGGCACGAGACCGTGCGGATTCTCGCCATCGGCTCCTCCTCGACCGAGGGTATCGGCGCCTCAGCGCCGGATCGGACCTACCCGGCCCAGCTTCAGGAAGACCTGTCGGACCTCTGGCACCAGACGGTCACGGTCGTGAATGCCGGCATCGGCGGCGAGAAGGCGGTCCGAACCGTCGAGCGGCTGGAAGAGGCGCTTAAGTCCGGCGGGTACGATCTCGTCATCTGGCAGGTCGGCACCAACGACGCCGTGGGCGGTGTGCCCGAGGACGGCTTCCGCACCATGCTGGAGCGCGGCATCGCGGCCGCCAAGGCGGCCGGGGTTCCGCTCATCCTGCTCGACCAGCAATATGTCCCGACGATCCGGGATCCCGCCCGCTACGAGCGCTTCGTGCAGATGGTCGCCAGGGTGGGCGAGACCCAGCGGATCCCGGTCTTCTCGCGCTATGCGATGATGAAGGAATGGGGCAGCCACTCTCTGGAGGACCTGCGTTCCATGCTGTCTTCCGACAGCTTCCACATGAGCGACAAGGGCTATCGCTGCCTCGCCGACCGTCTCGCGCAGGACATCCAGTCGGTCGTGGCCCGCCCGGTGGCCGAGGCCGAGCGCACGACGGTCGCGGCCGCGCGGCGCCGTTAA
- a CDS encoding AmpG family muropeptide MFS transporter yields the protein MAHAHSAPKRRLSFRDVLTDGRIALMLPLGFSSGLPFLLVFSTLSAWLREAGISRTEIGMLSWVALAYSLKFLWAPIVDRYDVPILARLLGRRRSWMALAQIVTAAGLAGIAFGDPQTHLPLTIASALLVAFASATQDVVIDGWRIDAATTERQGMMAASLQLGYRLALICAGAGALYIAEFVNWRSAYLAMAALMGVGLAATLMAPRLDAAAPRERLPFAAAVLEPLTELFRRKGPILIPILALVACFRLPDFVAGVMANPLYIDLGFSKADIANVSKLYGVWVGIAGAFAGGIAVTRLGLWWTLLIGAVIAAASNLMFSWLAVEGGRLDLLVLTISADNFAGGFAGSALVAYMSSLTAPGFAATQYALLSSLYALPGKLIGGGSGAVVDAYGYPILFSATAAIGIPLVILCLVVRRDAMQTVEAEPDGKPALAAQSRA from the coding sequence ATGGCTCACGCACATTCTGCTCCGAAACGCCGGCTCTCGTTCCGGGACGTCCTGACGGACGGGCGCATCGCCCTGATGCTTCCCTTAGGATTTTCGTCCGGCCTGCCGTTCCTCCTCGTGTTCAGCACCCTCTCCGCATGGCTGCGGGAGGCCGGGATTTCGCGCACCGAGATCGGCATGCTGAGCTGGGTGGCGCTCGCCTATTCGCTCAAGTTCCTCTGGGCACCCATCGTCGACCGCTACGACGTACCGATCCTTGCCCGGCTCCTCGGCCGGCGGCGGAGCTGGATGGCACTTGCGCAGATCGTCACGGCAGCAGGCCTTGCGGGCATCGCGTTCGGCGATCCGCAGACGCACCTGCCCCTCACCATCGCGTCGGCTCTTCTCGTGGCCTTCGCGTCCGCCACCCAGGACGTGGTGATCGACGGCTGGCGCATCGACGCCGCCACGACCGAGCGGCAGGGCATGATGGCCGCGAGCCTCCAGCTCGGCTACCGCCTCGCCCTGATCTGCGCGGGCGCGGGCGCACTCTATATCGCCGAGTTCGTGAACTGGCGCAGCGCCTACCTGGCTATGGCGGCCCTCATGGGCGTGGGCCTTGCGGCCACCCTCATGGCCCCGCGCCTGGATGCGGCCGCGCCCCGCGAGAGGCTGCCCTTCGCGGCCGCCGTCTTGGAGCCGCTGACGGAGCTTTTCCGGCGCAAGGGGCCGATCCTCATCCCAATCCTGGCGCTCGTCGCCTGCTTCCGCCTGCCGGATTTCGTGGCCGGCGTCATGGCGAACCCGCTCTATATCGACCTCGGCTTCTCCAAGGCCGACATCGCCAACGTATCCAAGCTCTACGGGGTCTGGGTCGGCATCGCCGGAGCCTTTGCGGGGGGTATCGCGGTCACGCGGCTCGGGCTGTGGTGGACGCTCCTCATCGGCGCCGTCATCGCGGCCGCCTCGAACCTGATGTTCTCGTGGCTCGCGGTCGAGGGCGGACGGCTCGACCTGCTCGTCCTCACGATCAGCGCCGACAACTTCGCCGGCGGCTTCGCGGGCTCGGCCCTCGTCGCCTACATGTCGAGCCTCACGGCGCCCGGCTTCGCCGCGACCCAATATGCTCTCCTGAGCTCCCTCTATGCGCTGCCCGGCAAGCTCATCGGCGGCGGCTCGGGCGCGGTCGTGGACGCCTACGGCTACCCGATCCTCTTCTCGGCCACGGCCGCCATCGGCATCCCGCTCGTGATCCTGTGCCTAGTCGTGCGTCGGGATGCGATGCAGACGGTGGAAGCGGAGCCGGACGGGAAACCGGCCCTCGCGGCGCAATCGCGCGCGTGA
- a CDS encoding SDR family NAD(P)-dependent oxidoreductase, giving the protein MTQTIYGSLKDKTVLITGGASGIGESIATAFHAQGSKVAVLDYNTEAGQALTKRLGERVHFEHSDVRDIPALQAAIRRASEALGPVAILVNNAARDDRHTIDEVTPEYWRERFATNLDHQFFATQAVLPDMERAGGGSVINMGSTSYLVSDDSFAAYKTAKSAVVGLTRALARELGPRNIRVNAIVPGWIMTQRQIDLWLTPEGEAELLKRQCIKRKLVPEDIARMALFLASEDAGAITAQSYLVDGGWV; this is encoded by the coding sequence ATGACCCAGACCATCTACGGCTCCCTCAAGGACAAGACCGTCCTGATCACGGGCGGTGCCAGCGGCATCGGCGAGAGCATCGCGACGGCTTTTCATGCACAGGGATCGAAGGTCGCGGTCCTGGACTACAACACGGAGGCCGGGCAGGCGCTGACCAAGCGCCTCGGCGAGCGCGTGCATTTCGAACACAGCGACGTGCGCGACATCCCGGCCCTGCAGGCGGCCATCCGCCGGGCAAGCGAGGCGCTGGGACCTGTCGCGATCCTGGTCAACAACGCCGCGCGGGATGACCGGCACACCATCGACGAAGTCACGCCCGAATATTGGCGCGAGCGCTTCGCCACCAATCTCGATCACCAGTTCTTCGCGACCCAGGCGGTGCTGCCCGACATGGAGCGGGCGGGCGGGGGCTCGGTCATCAATATGGGCTCTACAAGCTATCTCGTGAGCGATGATTCCTTCGCGGCCTACAAGACCGCCAAATCCGCCGTGGTCGGCCTCACCCGCGCCCTGGCGCGTGAACTCGGCCCCCGGAACATCCGCGTCAACGCCATCGTGCCCGGCTGGATCATGACCCAGCGCCAGATCGACCTGTGGCTGACGCCCGAGGGCGAGGCGGAGCTGCTGAAGCGCCAGTGCATCAAGCGCAAGCTCGTGCCCGAGGATATCGCCAGGATGGCGCTCTTCCTGGCTTCCGAGGATGCCGGCGCCATCACGGCGCAGAGCTATCTGGTGGATGGCGGCTGGGTGTAA